Proteins co-encoded in one Mycobacterium mantenii genomic window:
- a CDS encoding uroporphyrinogen-III synthase encodes MAPPDSAPLTGYRIAVTSANRAEELCALLRRNGAEVSSAAAINIIALPEDDDLQNHTEAVIAEPPDILVAHTGIGFRGWVAAADGWGLATQLLASLSKSRIVARGPKATGALRAAGLHEEWSPKSESSREVLRYLLESDVAGKRIAVQLHGAADGWDPFPDFINGLRSAGAQVVPIHVYRWKPTPAGGDFDQLVASVARRQFDAVTFTSAPAGAALLERSRELGIEDQLLQALRSDVHAMCVGPVTAQPLMRAGIPTSSPERMRLGALARHIAQQLPPLRSCTIRAAGHDIEIRGTCVLVDGAVKSLSGSGMATLRALAQRPGDVVARNDLLRVLPGNSNDPHAVDTAVLRLRTALGDKSIVATVVKRGYRLAIDHSEESPWH; translated from the coding sequence GCGGCCATCAACATCATCGCGCTGCCCGAAGACGACGATCTACAGAACCACACCGAAGCGGTGATCGCCGAACCGCCCGATATCCTGGTGGCGCACACCGGTATCGGCTTCCGCGGCTGGGTCGCCGCGGCCGACGGATGGGGATTGGCCACCCAACTGCTGGCGTCGCTGTCCAAGTCGCGGATCGTGGCCCGCGGACCGAAGGCGACCGGTGCCTTGCGTGCCGCCGGGCTGCACGAGGAGTGGTCACCCAAATCCGAATCGTCACGCGAAGTCCTGCGCTACCTCCTCGAATCGGACGTCGCCGGTAAGCGGATCGCCGTCCAGCTGCACGGCGCGGCCGACGGCTGGGACCCGTTCCCCGACTTCATCAATGGATTGCGCTCGGCGGGCGCACAGGTGGTCCCCATTCACGTCTACCGCTGGAAGCCGACACCGGCCGGCGGCGACTTCGACCAACTCGTCGCCTCGGTCGCGCGTCGCCAATTCGACGCGGTGACCTTCACCTCGGCGCCCGCCGGAGCGGCGCTGCTGGAGCGCAGCCGCGAGTTGGGCATCGAAGATCAACTGCTGCAAGCGCTTCGCAGTGACGTGCATGCGATGTGCGTCGGCCCGGTCACCGCGCAACCTTTGATGCGTGCGGGCATCCCGACGTCGTCGCCCGAGCGAATGCGATTGGGGGCGTTGGCCCGTCACATCGCCCAGCAGCTCCCGCCGCTGCGGTCGTGCACCATCCGCGCGGCCGGCCACGACATCGAGATCCGCGGAACCTGCGTGCTGGTCGACGGAGCGGTGAAGTCGCTGTCGGGGTCCGGCATGGCGACCCTGCGCGCGCTGGCACAACGCCCGGGAGATGTCGTCGCGCGCAACGACTTACTACGGGTGCTCCCCGGCAACAGCAATGACCCGCACGCCGTCGACACCGCAGTGCTGCGGCTGCGAACGGCGCTGGGCGACAAGAGCATCGTCGCGACCGTCGTCAAGCGCGGCTACCGGCTCGCGATCGACCACTCGGAAGAATCCCCGTGGCACTGA
- a CDS encoding sirohydrochlorin chelatase produces MALILVAHGTRRPDGVTMIEDLAAQVSTLVGGTVDVAFVDVVGPTPSEVLARAKNAARAAIVVPAFLSRGYHVRADLPAHVAASGHSNVTVTPALGPGGQIARIVGDQLVKCGWRPNDSVILAAAGTSDDKARADLHTTATLVSALTGSRVSLAFAATGEPQLPEAVDRARARARRAGGRVVVASYLLADGLFQQRLHGCGADLVSEPLGTHPGLARLVANRFRRALPPVLAPTARHASGRSGPHQLAHGRIVRSSP; encoded by the coding sequence GTGGCACTGATCCTGGTAGCGCACGGCACCCGCAGGCCGGACGGCGTCACGATGATCGAAGACCTTGCGGCACAGGTCAGTACGCTCGTCGGAGGTACGGTCGACGTTGCCTTCGTGGACGTGGTGGGCCCCACCCCCAGCGAAGTCTTGGCGCGCGCGAAGAACGCCGCCCGGGCCGCCATCGTGGTGCCCGCGTTTCTGTCCCGCGGATACCATGTCCGGGCCGATCTGCCCGCCCACGTCGCGGCCAGTGGACACTCGAATGTGACCGTCACCCCCGCGTTGGGTCCCGGCGGCCAGATCGCCCGGATCGTTGGCGATCAACTGGTGAAATGCGGCTGGCGCCCGAATGATTCGGTGATTCTGGCGGCCGCGGGAACCTCGGATGACAAGGCGCGTGCCGACCTGCACACCACGGCGACATTGGTGTCGGCGCTGACCGGCTCGCGGGTGAGCCTGGCGTTCGCGGCCACCGGTGAACCGCAGCTGCCCGAAGCCGTGGACCGGGCGCGCGCCCGGGCACGCCGCGCCGGCGGACGCGTCGTGGTCGCCTCATATCTGCTGGCCGACGGCCTGTTCCAGCAACGACTGCACGGCTGCGGTGCCGACCTGGTCAGCGAGCCGCTGGGCACCCATCCCGGGCTGGCACGCCTGGTCGCGAACCGATTCCGGCGGGCCCTGCCGCCGGTCCTCGCCCCCACCGCCCGGCATGCGTCGGGCCGATCGGGCCCGCATCAGCTGGCGCACGGACGCATCGTGCGGTCCAGTCCGTAG
- a CDS encoding TetR/AcrR family transcriptional regulator: MPRREEPSHGILDPVAKMLRLPFGTPEFIDRIVTGGVNQVGRRTLRMLITTWDAAGGGPFAASAVASTGMAKTAEIVQGMFIGPVFGPLLKILGADKVALRASLCASQLVGLGIMRYGIRSEPLHSMSVDALVDAIGPTMQRYLVGDITR; the protein is encoded by the coding sequence ATGCCCCGTCGCGAAGAGCCATCGCATGGGATCCTCGACCCGGTCGCCAAGATGTTGCGGTTGCCCTTCGGCACACCGGAATTCATCGACCGGATCGTCACCGGCGGAGTCAATCAGGTGGGCCGCCGGACGTTGCGCATGCTGATCACGACGTGGGATGCCGCCGGTGGCGGCCCGTTCGCGGCCAGTGCCGTCGCGTCGACGGGGATGGCGAAGACCGCCGAAATCGTGCAGGGCATGTTCATCGGCCCGGTCTTCGGCCCACTGCTGAAAATTCTGGGTGCCGACAAGGTCGCCCTGCGCGCCTCGTTGTGCGCCTCACAACTGGTGGGCCTGGGCATCATGCGGTACGGCATCCGCTCCGAGCCGCTGCACTCCATGTCCGTGGACGCACTCGTCGACGCGATCGGGCCGACGATGCAGCGTTATCTGGTCGGCGACATCACCCGGTGA
- the nirD gene encoding nitrite reductase small subunit NirD, with product MTLLNDIAVWTSACAYDHLIPGRGVGVLLDDGSQAALFRLDDGSVHAVGNVDPFSGAAVLSRGIVGDRDGRVTVQSPILKQAFSLEDGSCLDDPAVSVPVYPVRITADGHVQVGRDYHSRAA from the coding sequence ATGACACTTCTCAACGACATTGCGGTGTGGACCAGCGCGTGCGCCTACGACCATCTCATTCCCGGCCGCGGTGTGGGCGTGCTGCTCGACGACGGCTCCCAGGCGGCGTTGTTCCGGCTCGACGACGGCTCGGTCCACGCGGTGGGGAACGTCGACCCGTTCTCCGGGGCGGCGGTCCTGTCCCGCGGGATCGTGGGTGACCGCGACGGCCGCGTGACGGTGCAGTCGCCGATCTTGAAGCAGGCGTTCTCGCTGGAAGACGGTTCCTGCCTGGACGATCCGGCCGTTTCGGTGCCGGTGTACCCGGTGCGGATCACGGCCGACGGCCACGTTCAGGTCGGGCGGGACTACCACTCGCGGGCCGCCTGA
- the nirB gene encoding nitrite reductase large subunit NirB — MSADGISRASCAPRHIIVVGHGMVGHRFVEALRARDTEGSWRITVFAEETDAAYDRVGLTSYTESWDRKLLALPGNDYEGDELVRLVLNQRVTEIDRAAKTVVTADGQRHGYDALVLATGSYAFVPPVPGHELPACHVYRTLDDLDAIRADAQRTVETSRATAGVVIGGGLLGLEAANALRQFGLQTHVIEMMPRLMAQQIDEAGGALLARMIGELGISVHVGTGTESIEAIDHSDGSTSVRVSLTDGQVIDAGLVIFAAGIRPRDELATAAGLDRAERGGVLTDVACQTSDPDIYAIGEVAAIGGRCYGLVGPGYTSAEVVADRLLEGVAEFGEADLSTKLKLLGVDVASFGDAMGLTENCLEVAINDAVNRTYAKLVLSDDAKTLLGGVLVGDASSYGVLRPMVGSELPGDPLALIAPAQSGGGTALGVGALPDSAQICSCNNVTKGDLKCAIADGCADVPALKSCTSAGTSCGSCVPLLKQLLEAEGVEQSKALCEHFSQSRAELFEIISATEIRTFSGLLERFGRGKGCDICKPVVASILASTGSDHILEGEQASLQDSNDHFLANIQKNGSYSVVPRVPGGDIKPEHLILIGQIAQDFGLYTKITGGQRIDMFGARVDQLPEIWKRLVDGGMESGHAYGKALRTVKSCVGTDWCRYGQQDSVQLAIDLELRYRGLRAPHKIKMGVSGCARECAEARSKDVGVIATEKGWNLYVGGNGGMTPKHAQLLASDLDTETLVSYVDRFVMYYIRTADRLQRTAPWVDSLDGGLDHVREVVCDDSLGLAAEFEAAMERHVENYKCEWKGVLDDPDKMSRFVSFVNAPDAVDSTVTFTEHAGRKIPVSIGMPRVRAASTSEE; from the coding sequence ATGTCTGCAGACGGGATTTCGCGCGCCAGTTGTGCGCCTCGTCACATCATCGTAGTCGGACATGGCATGGTGGGGCACCGGTTCGTGGAGGCGCTCCGCGCCCGCGACACCGAGGGATCGTGGCGCATCACGGTTTTCGCCGAGGAGACCGACGCGGCCTATGACCGCGTGGGGCTGACCTCCTACACCGAGAGCTGGGATCGCAAGCTTCTGGCATTGCCCGGCAACGATTACGAGGGTGACGAACTGGTCCGGCTGGTGCTCAACCAGCGCGTTACCGAAATAGACCGCGCCGCAAAGACGGTGGTCACCGCCGACGGTCAACGGCACGGCTACGACGCGCTGGTCCTGGCGACCGGGTCGTATGCCTTCGTGCCGCCGGTGCCGGGCCACGAACTGCCCGCGTGTCACGTGTACCGCACCCTGGACGACCTGGACGCGATCCGCGCCGACGCGCAGCGCACCGTCGAAACCTCGCGTGCCACCGCGGGAGTCGTCATCGGCGGCGGACTGCTCGGGCTGGAAGCCGCTAATGCGTTGCGCCAGTTCGGGTTGCAGACCCACGTCATCGAGATGATGCCGCGGCTGATGGCCCAGCAGATCGACGAGGCCGGCGGTGCGCTGCTGGCCAGGATGATCGGCGAGCTCGGCATCTCGGTGCACGTGGGGACGGGCACCGAATCGATCGAGGCGATTGACCACTCGGACGGCTCCACCTCGGTGCGGGTAAGTCTGACCGATGGCCAGGTCATCGACGCCGGTCTAGTGATCTTCGCGGCCGGCATCCGGCCGCGCGACGAGCTGGCGACCGCGGCCGGGCTGGACCGCGCCGAGCGCGGCGGGGTGCTCACCGACGTGGCTTGCCAGACAAGCGATCCCGACATTTACGCGATCGGTGAGGTCGCCGCGATCGGCGGCCGGTGCTACGGCCTGGTCGGCCCGGGTTACACCTCGGCCGAGGTGGTGGCCGACCGGCTGCTGGAGGGCGTCGCCGAATTCGGCGAGGCCGACCTGTCCACGAAGCTCAAACTGCTGGGCGTCGACGTGGCCAGCTTCGGCGACGCGATGGGGCTGACCGAGAATTGCCTCGAGGTCGCCATCAACGATGCGGTCAACCGGACCTACGCCAAGCTGGTGCTCTCCGACGACGCCAAGACGCTGCTCGGCGGCGTGCTGGTCGGCGATGCGTCGTCCTACGGGGTGCTGCGGCCCATGGTCGGCAGCGAGCTGCCCGGTGACCCGCTCGCCCTGATCGCGCCGGCCCAATCCGGCGGTGGTACGGCCTTGGGTGTTGGGGCGCTGCCGGATTCGGCGCAGATCTGCTCGTGCAACAACGTCACCAAGGGCGACCTGAAATGCGCGATCGCCGACGGCTGCGCGGACGTCCCGGCGCTCAAGTCGTGCACCTCGGCCGGCACCTCGTGTGGGTCCTGCGTGCCGTTGCTCAAGCAGTTGCTGGAAGCCGAGGGTGTGGAGCAGTCCAAGGCGCTGTGCGAGCACTTCAGCCAGTCGCGGGCGGAGCTGTTCGAGATCATCTCGGCCACCGAGATCCGGACCTTCTCGGGTCTGCTGGAGCGCTTCGGCCGCGGAAAGGGTTGCGACATTTGCAAACCCGTCGTCGCCTCCATCTTGGCATCCACCGGCTCGGACCACATCCTGGAAGGCGAGCAGGCCTCGCTGCAGGATTCCAACGACCACTTCCTGGCCAACATCCAGAAGAACGGCAGCTACTCGGTGGTGCCCCGGGTTCCCGGTGGTGACATCAAGCCCGAGCATCTGATCCTGATCGGCCAAATCGCCCAGGACTTCGGGCTCTACACCAAGATCACCGGTGGCCAGCGGATCGACATGTTCGGCGCCCGGGTGGATCAGTTGCCGGAGATCTGGAAGCGCCTGGTGGACGGCGGCATGGAATCGGGCCACGCGTACGGTAAGGCGTTGCGCACGGTGAAGAGCTGCGTGGGCACCGACTGGTGCCGCTACGGGCAGCAGGATTCGGTGCAGCTGGCCATCGATCTGGAGCTGCGCTACCGCGGCCTGCGGGCACCGCACAAGATCAAGATGGGCGTCTCGGGCTGCGCGCGTGAATGCGCCGAAGCCCGCTCGAAAGACGTGGGCGTGATCGCCACCGAAAAGGGCTGGAACCTCTACGTCGGTGGCAACGGCGGCATGACGCCCAAGCACGCGCAGCTGTTGGCCAGCGATCTGGACACCGAAACACTGGTCAGCTACGTCGACCGGTTCGTCATGTACTACATCCGGACGGCCGACCGGTTGCAACGCACGGCACCGTGGGTCGATTCGCTCGACGGCGGACTCGACCACGTCCGCGAGGTCGTGTGCGACGACTCGCTGGGCCTGGCCGCGGAATTCGAAGCCGCCATGGAGCGGCATGTGGAGAACTACAAGTGCGAATGGAAGGGCGTGTTGGACGACCCGGACAAGATGTCGCGGTTCGTGTCGTTCGTCAACGCCCCGGATGCCGTCGACTCGACGGTGACGTTCACCGAGCATGCCGGGCGCAAGATCCCTGTGTCCATTGGCATGCCGCGGGTCCGTGCAGCGTCAACTTCGGAGGAATGA
- a CDS encoding Hsp20/alpha crystallin family protein produces the protein MSNLALWSRPAWDTDRWLRDFFGPAAAADWNTPATSGFKPAAEIVKDGDDAIVRVELPGVDVDQDVNVEVDRGRLVIHGEHRDTRAQDEGEGAGRTLREIKYGSFRRSFQLPAHVTGDAITATYDAGVLTVRVTGAYAGNQAQRIEITK, from the coding sequence ATGAGTAACCTCGCATTGTGGTCGCGGCCGGCCTGGGACACCGACCGGTGGTTGCGCGACTTTTTCGGACCCGCTGCCGCGGCGGACTGGAACACCCCGGCGACCAGCGGTTTCAAGCCCGCCGCCGAGATCGTGAAGGACGGCGACGACGCGATCGTACGGGTCGAGCTGCCCGGTGTTGACGTCGACCAGGACGTCAACGTGGAGGTCGACCGCGGGCGTTTGGTCATCCACGGCGAGCACCGCGACACGCGCGCGCAAGACGAAGGGGAAGGTGCCGGCCGCACACTGCGGGAGATCAAATACGGATCGTTCCGCCGGTCGTTCCAGCTGCCCGCCCACGTCACCGGCGACGCCATCACGGCGACCTACGACGCCGGCGTGCTGACCGTCCGGGTCACCGGTGCCTACGCCGGAAACCAGGCACAGCGCATCGAGATCACCAAATAG
- a CDS encoding isocitrate lyase/PEP mutase family protein, whose protein sequence is MTARTTPAERATALLELHRPGNPVVLPTVWDAWSARLATGAGFVALTVGSHPMADSIGKPDNEGMSFDDVLTRVAQITAAVDVPVSVDIESGYGQPAGRLIEGLLSVGAVGLNIEDTVHSEGKRLRSADEHAELVGALRSAADAAGVHVVINARTDLFLRQDGEASDRVERAVARLNQAAAAGADVLYPVGRHDPDTLRRLTAELALPVNAIALPDQDDPSSFGPLGVARISFGPFLQAALAARAKELLVRWG, encoded by the coding sequence ATGACGGCACGCACCACCCCGGCCGAGCGCGCCACGGCGCTGCTGGAACTGCACCGGCCGGGCAACCCGGTCGTCCTGCCGACCGTGTGGGATGCGTGGTCGGCGCGGCTGGCCACCGGCGCCGGGTTCGTCGCCCTCACCGTGGGCAGTCACCCGATGGCGGATTCGATCGGCAAACCCGACAACGAGGGCATGTCGTTCGACGATGTCCTCACCCGGGTCGCACAGATCACCGCCGCGGTCGACGTGCCGGTGTCGGTGGACATCGAGTCCGGCTACGGACAGCCGGCGGGTCGGCTGATCGAGGGCCTGCTGAGCGTTGGGGCCGTCGGGCTCAACATCGAGGACACCGTGCACTCGGAGGGCAAGCGGTTGCGATCCGCCGACGAGCATGCGGAGTTGGTCGGGGCGCTGCGGTCGGCCGCCGACGCGGCCGGGGTGCACGTGGTCATCAACGCCCGGACCGATCTGTTCCTGCGCCAGGATGGCGAGGCGTCCGATCGCGTCGAGCGCGCGGTGGCACGACTGAATCAGGCGGCCGCCGCCGGCGCCGACGTGCTGTATCCGGTGGGCCGCCACGACCCCGACACCTTGCGGCGCCTGACCGCCGAGTTAGCGCTGCCCGTCAACGCGATCGCGCTGCCCGATCAGGACGACCCGTCGTCCTTCGGCCCGCTGGGCGTGGCGCGCATCAGCTTCGGGCCGTTCCTGCAGGCCGCGCTGGCGGCCCGGGCCAAGGAGCTGCTGGTCCGCTGGGGCTGA
- a CDS encoding fumarate reductase/succinate dehydrogenase flavoprotein subunit, with the protein MVEIERHTYDVVVIGAGGAGLRAVIEARERGLRVAVVCKSLFGKAHTVMAEGGCAASMGNTNPKDNWKTHFGDTMRGGKFLNNWRMAELHAKEAPDRVWELETYGALFDRLKDGKISQRNFGGHTYPRLAHVGDRTGLELIRTMQQKIVSLQQEDYAELGDYEARIRVFAETTITELIKDGDAIAGAFGYIRESGNFILFEAPAVVLATGGIGKSFKVTSNSWEYTGDGHALALRAGASLINMEFVQFHPTGMVWPPSVKGILVTEGVRGDGGVLKNSDNKRFMFDYIPSVFKGQYAESEQEADQWLKDNDSARRTPDLLPRDEVARAINSEVKAGRGSPHGGVFLDIASRLTPAEINRRLPSMYHQFKELAGVDITKEPMEVGPTCHYVMGGVEVDADTGAATVPGLFAAGECSGGMHGSNRLGGNSLSDLLVFGRRAGLGAADYVRALSSRPTVGDGAIDAAAKRALSPFEAPASGAPENPYTLQLELQQSMNDLVGIIRNADEVSEALARLDKLRERFKNLHVEGQRRYNPGWNLAIDLRNMLLVSECVAKAALQRTESRGGHTRDDHPAMDSSWRKVLLVCEAGGGDEVIPDITITKKDQTPMRPDLLELFEIGELEKYYTDEELAGHPGRSGK; encoded by the coding sequence ATGGTTGAAATCGAGCGGCACACGTACGACGTGGTCGTGATCGGTGCCGGCGGCGCCGGACTGCGTGCGGTTATCGAAGCGCGCGAACGGGGTCTGCGGGTCGCGGTGGTGTGTAAGTCCCTGTTCGGCAAGGCCCACACGGTAATGGCCGAGGGTGGCTGCGCGGCGTCCATGGGCAACACCAACCCAAAGGACAACTGGAAGACCCACTTCGGCGACACGATGCGCGGTGGGAAATTCCTCAACAACTGGCGCATGGCCGAACTGCACGCCAAGGAGGCCCCGGACCGCGTCTGGGAGCTGGAAACCTACGGCGCGCTGTTCGATCGCCTCAAGGACGGCAAGATCAGCCAGCGCAACTTCGGCGGGCACACCTACCCGCGGCTGGCCCACGTCGGTGACCGCACCGGCCTGGAGCTGATCCGCACCATGCAGCAGAAGATCGTCTCGCTGCAGCAGGAGGATTACGCCGAGCTCGGCGACTACGAAGCCCGGATCAGGGTGTTCGCCGAGACCACGATCACCGAGCTGATCAAGGACGGCGACGCGATCGCCGGGGCGTTCGGCTACATCCGCGAAAGCGGGAACTTCATCCTGTTCGAGGCGCCCGCGGTGGTGCTGGCCACCGGCGGGATCGGCAAGTCGTTCAAGGTCACCTCGAACTCCTGGGAGTACACCGGCGACGGCCACGCCCTGGCCCTGCGGGCGGGTGCGTCGCTGATCAACATGGAGTTCGTCCAGTTCCACCCGACGGGCATGGTGTGGCCGCCGAGTGTGAAGGGGATTTTGGTCACCGAGGGTGTCCGCGGTGACGGCGGGGTGCTGAAGAACTCCGACAACAAGCGGTTCATGTTCGACTACATCCCGTCGGTGTTCAAGGGCCAGTACGCCGAGTCCGAACAAGAAGCTGACCAGTGGCTCAAGGACAACGACTCGGCCCGCCGCACTCCGGACCTGCTGCCGCGCGACGAGGTCGCGCGCGCGATCAACTCGGAGGTCAAGGCCGGCCGCGGCAGCCCACACGGCGGCGTCTTCCTGGACATCGCGTCGCGGCTGACGCCGGCGGAGATCAACCGCCGCCTGCCGTCGATGTACCACCAGTTCAAGGAACTGGCCGGGGTCGATATCACCAAGGAGCCGATGGAAGTCGGCCCGACCTGCCACTACGTGATGGGCGGCGTCGAGGTGGACGCCGACACCGGCGCGGCCACGGTCCCCGGGCTCTTCGCCGCCGGCGAATGCTCCGGCGGTATGCACGGCTCGAACCGGCTGGGCGGCAACTCGCTGTCGGACCTGCTGGTGTTCGGCCGGCGGGCCGGGCTGGGCGCGGCCGACTACGTGCGGGCCCTGAGCAGCCGCCCGACGGTCGGCGACGGCGCCATCGACGCCGCGGCGAAGCGGGCGCTGTCCCCCTTCGAGGCACCGGCCAGCGGCGCACCGGAGAACCCGTACACGCTGCAGCTGGAACTGCAGCAGTCGATGAACGACCTGGTCGGCATCATCCGCAACGCCGACGAAGTCTCCGAGGCCCTGGCGCGGCTCGACAAGCTGCGCGAGCGGTTCAAGAATCTCCACGTGGAGGGGCAGCGCAGGTACAACCCGGGCTGGAACCTGGCCATCGACCTGCGCAACATGCTGCTGGTCAGCGAGTGCGTCGCCAAGGCCGCGCTGCAGCGCACCGAGAGCCGCGGCGGGCACACCCGCGACGACCACCCGGCGATGGACTCATCGTGGCGCAAGGTGTTGCTGGTCTGCGAGGCGGGCGGCGGCGACGAGGTGATCCCCGACATCACCATCACGAAGAAGGATCAGACGCCGATGAGGCCCGATCTGCTGGAACTGTTTGAAATCGGTGAGCTGGAGAAGTACTACACCGACGAAGAACTCGCCGGGCACCCAGGACGGAGTGGCAAATGA
- a CDS encoding succinate dehydrogenase/fumarate reductase iron-sulfur subunit: MTYNATMRVWRGDDANGDLQDFTVEVNEGEVVLDIIHRLQQTQTPDLAVRWNCKAGKCGSCSAEINGKPRLLCMTRMSTFAEDDVVTVTPLRTFPVIRDLVTDVSFNYEKAREIPSFAPPKDLQPGEYRMAQEDVQRSQEFRKCIECFLCQNVCHVVRDHEENKKAFAGPRFLMRIAELEMHPLDTRDRRNDAQDEHGLGYCNITKCCTEVCPENIKITDNALIPMKERVADRKYDPVVWLGNKLFRR, translated from the coding sequence ATGACCTACAACGCGACGATGCGGGTGTGGCGCGGCGACGACGCCAACGGTGATCTGCAGGACTTCACGGTCGAGGTGAACGAGGGCGAGGTCGTCCTCGACATCATCCATCGCCTGCAGCAGACCCAGACGCCCGACCTGGCGGTCCGGTGGAACTGCAAGGCGGGCAAGTGTGGCTCCTGCTCGGCGGAGATCAACGGCAAGCCGCGGCTGCTCTGCATGACCCGGATGTCCACGTTCGCCGAGGACGACGTCGTCACCGTCACGCCGCTGCGGACGTTCCCGGTGATCCGCGACCTGGTCACCGACGTCTCGTTCAACTACGAAAAGGCCCGCGAAATACCGTCTTTCGCGCCGCCCAAGGACCTGCAGCCCGGTGAGTACCGGATGGCGCAAGAGGACGTGCAGCGCTCCCAGGAGTTCCGCAAGTGCATCGAGTGCTTCCTGTGCCAGAACGTGTGCCACGTGGTCCGGGACCACGAGGAGAACAAGAAGGCGTTCGCCGGTCCCCGCTTTCTGATGCGGATCGCCGAGCTGGAAATGCACCCGCTGGACACCCGCGACCGGCGCAACGACGCTCAGGACGAGCACGGCCTGGGTTACTGCAACATCACCAAGTGCTGCACCGAGGTCTGCCCGGAAAACATCAAGATCACCGACAACGCGCTGATCCCGATGAAAGAGCGGGTCGCCGACCGCAAGTACGACCCGGTGGTGTGGCTCGGCAACAAGCTGTTCCGTCGCTGA
- a CDS encoding flavin reductase family protein, with protein sequence MNSNNKLTASSLREAFGHFPSGVVAIAAEVNGTREGLAASTFVPVSLDPPLVSFCVQNTSTTWPKLKDRPMLGISVLGEEHDEAARTLAAKTGDRFAGLETVSRSTGAVFIKGTGLWLESAIEQLIPAGDHTIVVLRVSEVTVDAEVAPIVFHRSVFRRLGA encoded by the coding sequence GTGAACTCGAACAACAAGCTGACAGCGTCGTCACTTCGTGAGGCCTTCGGGCATTTCCCGTCCGGCGTGGTGGCCATCGCCGCCGAGGTGAACGGAACCCGCGAAGGCCTGGCGGCCAGTACCTTTGTCCCCGTCTCGCTGGACCCGCCGTTGGTATCGTTCTGCGTGCAGAACACCTCGACGACGTGGCCCAAGCTCAAGGACCGGCCGATGCTGGGCATCAGCGTGCTCGGCGAGGAGCACGACGAGGCCGCGCGCACGCTGGCCGCCAAGACCGGTGACCGGTTCGCGGGATTGGAGACCGTCTCCCGGTCCACCGGTGCGGTGTTCATCAAGGGCACCGGCCTCTGGCTGGAAAGCGCGATCGAGCAGCTCATTCCGGCCGGCGACCACACCATCGTGGTGTTGCGGGTCAGCGAGGTGACGGTGGACGCCGAGGTGGCGCCCATCGTGTTCCATCGCAGCGTCTTCCGCCGTCTCGGCGCGTGA